In Opitutaceae bacterium TAV5, one genomic interval encodes:
- a CDS encoding LacI family transcriptional regulator: MKPARTEKRTARGNSGGGRKKRERAAEDALPVLASAPAANAAAGPVRVTLADIARRAGVSRAAVSYALRGGTGTSAGTRERIREIAKELGYRPDPELTRLMARLHAGRLARANKDGGEGGARFVGKLALLNPHQEKDFARNTGAVADFFRSVSVRARELGYETEEFWLGEPGLSPQRLAQMLMARGIEGVVLGSTARHGSTVDFPWENFAAVTVGYSVVQPALHRVVTHHYRNTRLALEQVRARGARRIGLVAKREAEEAMEELHLAAFGRYLEAAPPADRVPPLGFGASLAPEALRGWWVEHRPDVVLSTGIGVEDFAAAGLRVPRDVQLVKLLLWDAEEGTAGVLPGYDRLGVAAAELLAGQLARGELGLPADPRVVLVEGRWQEGRTLRRKRGAAIR; this comes from the coding sequence GTGAAACCAGCAAGAACCGAAAAGCGAACGGCCCGCGGCAACAGCGGCGGCGGGAGGAAAAAACGGGAACGGGCAGCGGAAGACGCGCTGCCTGTGCTGGCGTCGGCCCCGGCGGCGAATGCTGCGGCGGGTCCGGTCCGGGTGACACTTGCCGACATCGCCCGCCGGGCCGGCGTCTCGCGCGCGGCGGTGTCTTATGCGTTGCGCGGCGGAACGGGCACGTCGGCCGGTACGCGGGAACGGATCCGGGAGATTGCGAAGGAGCTGGGTTATCGCCCCGATCCCGAACTGACGCGGCTGATGGCCCGGTTGCACGCGGGGCGGCTGGCTCGCGCGAACAAGGACGGGGGGGAGGGGGGGGCGCGGTTCGTCGGGAAGCTGGCGTTGCTGAATCCTCATCAGGAAAAAGATTTCGCACGCAACACCGGTGCGGTGGCGGATTTTTTCCGCAGCGTGAGCGTGCGGGCGCGGGAGCTTGGTTACGAAACGGAGGAATTCTGGCTGGGGGAGCCCGGGTTGTCCCCGCAGCGGCTGGCGCAGATGTTGATGGCGCGGGGCATCGAGGGCGTGGTGCTGGGCTCGACGGCGCGGCATGGCTCCACGGTCGATTTTCCGTGGGAAAACTTTGCCGCGGTGACGGTAGGGTATTCCGTTGTGCAGCCGGCGTTGCATCGCGTCGTGACGCATCATTACAGAAACACGCGGCTGGCGCTCGAACAGGTGAGGGCGCGCGGCGCGCGGCGCATCGGCCTGGTGGCCAAACGCGAGGCGGAGGAAGCGATGGAGGAACTGCACCTGGCGGCGTTCGGGCGCTATCTGGAAGCGGCGCCGCCGGCCGACCGGGTGCCCCCGCTGGGGTTTGGCGCGAGCCTCGCGCCGGAGGCATTGCGCGGATGGTGGGTAGAGCACCGGCCGGACGTGGTCCTTTCCACGGGGATCGGCGTGGAAGATTTCGCTGCGGCGGGCCTGCGGGTGCCGAGGGATGTGCAACTGGTCAAGCTGCTGCTCTGGGATGCGGAGGAAGGCACGGCGGGCGTGTTGCCCGGCTACGACCGGCTGGGCGTGGCGGCGGCGGAGCTGCTCGCCGGCCAGCTCGCGCGCGGCGAGCTCGGCCTGCCCGCCGATCCGCGCGTGGTGCTGGTGGAAGGGCGCTGGCAAGAGGGGCGGACGCTGCGGAGGAAACGTGGCGCCGCCATCCGGTAG
- a CDS encoding LacI family transcriptional regulator, with translation MRPPKKFHEGTSNRLAALLEQAVDLAEYRRIQSVLMRSRNNMDAASIAALTGLGVNTVRILHSRFLREGEACLLSRRGKRKQDVESQPKSGATAKDERSPARVEALPPDANENIRTGPECNKTKTTVGMTVTLRDVAARAGVSHTTVSLALRNSPTLPAKTCDRIRRHAEALGYRPDPRMHELMDAMRARRINRRPDTLAYLIAYPDRETWKKDQSLFRYYEGVRAQANACGYQLEIFWLYEPGMTDRRLGEIIRNRGIDGVIIAPLPRSQLLFQDFPWHYFSAVELGYSLAKPRLCRACHNHFLSMQRLVNRLHARGYRNIGLAMEEGQDTRVLHLWRGAFSAAADLLPGKRRIPMLVPETWKREYLEAWLKKYRPDVVISVGMEVCRWLAADRIHKKDTPDFATADLLSAMGDTTGIDQNSQQIGVAAVDLLISLMRTNARGIPAVPRIVMVEGEFVQGTTMHVEKLTPFNHPAAARAVR, from the coding sequence ATGCGTCCCCCAAAAAAATTTCACGAGGGAACAAGCAACCGGCTCGCCGCTTTGCTGGAGCAGGCCGTGGACCTGGCCGAATACCGGCGAATTCAGTCGGTTTTGATGCGATCAAGAAACAACATGGACGCCGCCAGCATTGCCGCCCTCACCGGACTCGGGGTCAACACGGTGCGCATTTTGCATTCGCGCTTCTTACGTGAAGGCGAGGCGTGCCTGCTTTCACGCCGTGGGAAAAGAAAACAGGATGTGGAGTCGCAGCCCAAGAGCGGTGCGACGGCGAAAGACGAGCGTAGTCCGGCGCGGGTTGAAGCTCTGCCCCCTGATGCGAATGAAAACATCCGGACAGGCCCAGAGTGTAATAAAACCAAAACTACGGTCGGAATGACTGTCACCTTGCGCGACGTGGCGGCACGCGCAGGCGTTTCTCACACGACGGTTTCACTCGCGTTGCGCAACTCGCCGACGCTTCCGGCAAAGACATGCGACCGGATACGGCGGCACGCCGAGGCACTTGGTTACCGGCCCGATCCCCGGATGCACGAACTCATGGACGCGATGCGTGCACGTCGCATCAACCGCCGTCCGGATACGCTGGCATACCTCATCGCCTACCCGGACAGGGAGACGTGGAAAAAAGACCAGTCACTGTTTCGTTACTACGAGGGTGTTCGCGCCCAAGCCAATGCGTGCGGCTACCAGCTGGAGATTTTCTGGCTGTACGAACCCGGCATGACGGATCGCCGCCTTGGCGAGATCATCCGCAATCGTGGCATCGACGGCGTGATCATCGCCCCCCTCCCCCGGTCGCAACTCTTGTTTCAGGATTTTCCCTGGCATTATTTTTCCGCCGTCGAGCTGGGTTATTCGCTGGCAAAACCGCGACTCTGCCGCGCGTGCCACAACCATTTCCTGTCCATGCAACGGCTCGTGAACCGGCTCCACGCGCGCGGTTACCGGAACATCGGTTTAGCGATGGAGGAAGGCCAGGACACCCGCGTGCTGCACCTCTGGCGCGGAGCGTTTTCAGCGGCTGCGGACCTGCTTCCTGGCAAACGCCGCATCCCCATGCTTGTTCCTGAAACCTGGAAGCGGGAGTATCTGGAAGCGTGGCTGAAAAAATACCGGCCCGATGTTGTCATCTCGGTTGGCATGGAGGTTTGCCGGTGGTTGGCGGCCGATCGTATTCATAAAAAAGATACTCCGGACTTTGCCACCGCCGATCTCCTGTCGGCGATGGGTGACACGACCGGGATCGACCAGAATTCGCAACAGATCGGCGTGGCGGCGGTCGATCTGCTGATCTCGCTCATGCGCACGAATGCGCGCGGCATCCCCGCCGTTCCGAGGATCGTGATGGTCGAGGGCGAGTTTGTTCAGGGTACCACCATGCACGTGGAAAAATTGACGCCGTTCAACCATCCAGCCGCGGCGCGTGCTGTGCGCTGA